In a genomic window of Bemisia tabaci chromosome 1, PGI_BMITA_v3:
- the fkh gene encoding silk gland factor 1, whose protein sequence is MTMLSQKLYGDSASMSHAMSPSSYSMSVSNCSPQTAPTFNPNMLASSGVAQMAMNGSCMGPAAMGYGSQMNGSCMGSMGYNGALGMGGRPDLGGVPEAASPDAAALQRARADKTYRRSYTHAKPPYSYISLITMAIQNSPTKMLTLSEIYQFIMDLFPFYRQNQQRWQNSIRHSLSFNDCFVKVPRTPDKPGKGSFWTLHPDSGNMFENGCYLRRQKRFKDDKKEAIRQAHKTVSPHPHHHHHHEDKKGGERLHHDNKGNDLGALSGKLDESLLHQSELCLQQPQDDLAAVVAGRCLPLDHYGHHLKSEYAASSHPFSITRLLPAESKAEIRMYDMAQYAQYNDSYYQSSLYHHPPTASTAL, encoded by the coding sequence ATGACGATGCTCTCGCAGAAACTGTACGGAGACTCGGCCTCGATGAGCCACGCCATGTCGCCCTCGTCCTACTCCATGTCGGTAAGCAACTGCTCGCCGCAAACGGCGCCCACCTTCAACCCGAACATGCTCGCCTCCTCAGGGGTCGCCCAGATGGCCATGAACGGGAGCTGCATGGGCCCGGCCGCCATGGGCTACGGCTCCCAGATGAACGGCTCCTGCATGGGCTCCATGGGCTACAACGGCGCCCTCGGCATGGGCGGGCGCCCCGACCTCGGCGGCGTCCCCGAGGCCGCCTCCCCCGACGCCGCCGCCCTCCAGAGGGCCCGCGCCGACAAGACCTACCGCCGCAGCTACACCCACGCCAAACCGCCCTACTCCTACATCTCCCTCATCACCATGGCCATCCAGAACTCGCCGACCAAGATGCTCACCCTCTCCGAGATCTACCAATTCATCATGGACCTGTTCCCGTTCTACCGGCAAAACCAGCAGCGCTGGCAGAACTCCATACGGCATTCCTTGTCCTTCAACGACTGCTTCGTCAAGGTCCCCCGGACGCCGGACAAGCCCGGGAAGGGCTCCTTCTGGACCCTCCACCCGGACTCCGGGAACATGTTCGAGAACGGGTGCTATCTCCGGCGGCAGAAGAGGTTCAAGGACGACAAGAAGGAAGCCATCCGACAGGCGCACAAGACGGTCTCGCCGCACCCGCACCATCACCACCACCACGAGGACAAGAAGGGCGGCGAGCGACTCCACCACGACAACAAGGGCAACGACCTGGGCGCCCTGAGTGGGAAGCTGGACGAGAGCCTTCTTCACCAGTCGGAGCTGTGTTTGCAGCAACCCCAAGACGACCTGGCCGCCGTCGTGGCCGGGAGGTGCTTGCCCCTGGACCACTACGGTCACCACCTCAAGTCTGAGTACGCGGCCTCCTCGCACCCGTTCTCGATAACGCGGCTCCTGCCGGCCGAGAGCAAGGCCGAGATCCGCATGTACGACATGGCCCAGTACGCCCAGTATAACGATTCCTACTACCAAAGCTCCCTGTACCACCACCCGCCAACGGCGAGTACTGCCTTGTGA